One window from the genome of Acidobacteriota bacterium encodes:
- a CDS encoding xanthine dehydrogenase family protein molybdopterin-binding subunit: protein MTSSRVIEYELARRSDGIGSNVPRVDATDKINGTAEYVGDMSVAGMVHGKVLRSNIGHAKIRSIDISVAEAMTGVVAVLTGEDLDDIDPYYGHALRDRPIVAIDEVRFAGEPIAAVAAETEEQAEAALLSIIVEYTDLPVVASLGAALAPHATLVHEGQTRPGFAHGLGQLPERDGNVCYRYGFDRGDIDSAAALADIIIEKDYEFPAVYQYSMETHAVIAQYAGDRIDLWANCQHPFLVRAEIAELFGLAVDRVRVIVPYLGGGFGSKSYTKMEPIAVALARKAGCAVKIVNRVDESMVTTRRHNMKCRMRTFATQEGQLLGREVEFWLDTGAYADNGPRVTATAADAAPGPYRWPSLRVLGHCVYTNTGPAGSYRAFGAAHLQWIGESQIDEVARAAGIDPLEFRRRNLLRPGEEVRPGGRPLDADLVGDVEKAAVAIGWGRKRIPNRGLGISVGLLAAGAHPVSSASVRMDADGGVTVLVGSTEMGQGSRTVMAQIAAEVLSIDPTTVSVPGTDTQFTPYDRSTGASRSTTVAGKAVELAARKVLDSLLETAVQFFELDDRQKLHAGDGQIWLRNRSVTYPDLISQRFGFSGGELRGYGEVKPEKGSGTYAEGPVFWEVCVAGAEVELDRETGVVRILQTSSVADVGKAINPQLIERQDEGAALQGLGNVLFEEMLYTEDGALLNDTLLDYRIPNTEDLPGKMTCIIVENGDGPGPFGAKGCGEGALAALPAAVVNALADAGVAMTALPLTPERVWRQIQDTENQQQEGRPKWSHTTQ from the coding sequence GTGACGTCATCGAGAGTGATCGAGTACGAGCTTGCCAGACGGAGTGATGGCATCGGCTCAAATGTCCCACGAGTCGATGCAACCGACAAGATAAACGGTACTGCTGAGTATGTGGGCGACATGTCAGTCGCTGGAATGGTCCATGGCAAGGTACTACGCAGCAACATCGGACACGCAAAGATTCGTAGCATTGACATTTCAGTAGCCGAAGCTATGACAGGTGTTGTCGCCGTTCTCACAGGTGAGGATCTTGACGACATCGACCCATACTATGGTCACGCTCTGCGTGATCGGCCGATAGTCGCCATTGATGAAGTGAGATTCGCTGGTGAGCCAATTGCTGCCGTCGCTGCTGAAACCGAGGAGCAGGCCGAAGCTGCCTTGCTTTCGATCATCGTGGAGTACACAGATCTTCCGGTTGTCGCCAGTCTCGGTGCGGCACTCGCCCCACACGCAACTCTCGTCCATGAGGGACAGACGAGGCCGGGATTCGCACACGGACTCGGACAACTCCCCGAGAGAGATGGCAACGTCTGCTATCGGTATGGTTTCGACCGCGGCGACATCGACTCAGCGGCTGCACTCGCAGATATCATCATCGAAAAGGATTACGAGTTTCCGGCCGTTTATCAATATTCGATGGAGACTCACGCGGTTATCGCTCAATACGCCGGAGACCGGATCGATCTGTGGGCAAACTGCCAACACCCCTTCCTTGTTCGAGCTGAAATTGCTGAGCTTTTCGGACTCGCTGTTGATCGAGTTCGTGTCATAGTCCCTTACCTTGGCGGAGGGTTTGGCAGCAAGTCGTATACGAAGATGGAACCGATCGCTGTCGCTCTTGCCCGCAAGGCCGGGTGTGCAGTGAAAATCGTCAACCGTGTGGACGAATCAATGGTGACAACGCGTCGACACAATATGAAGTGTCGGATGCGTACATTTGCGACTCAGGAAGGACAGCTTCTTGGACGCGAGGTAGAGTTCTGGCTGGATACCGGAGCATACGCTGACAACGGTCCGAGAGTGACCGCGACCGCAGCCGACGCCGCTCCGGGGCCGTACCGATGGCCGTCGTTGCGCGTGCTCGGCCACTGTGTCTACACCAACACAGGACCAGCTGGGTCGTATCGTGCGTTCGGAGCAGCCCACCTCCAGTGGATCGGGGAATCCCAGATCGACGAGGTAGCCAGGGCTGCCGGCATTGATCCGTTGGAGTTTCGCCGAAGGAACCTGCTTCGCCCCGGTGAGGAGGTCCGGCCGGGCGGCCGGCCACTCGATGCCGATCTCGTCGGCGATGTCGAGAAGGCGGCGGTTGCCATAGGTTGGGGAAGAAAACGCATTCCCAATCGAGGACTTGGGATTTCTGTCGGCCTTCTCGCCGCTGGCGCACACCCAGTATCGAGCGCCTCAGTAAGGATGGATGCCGACGGTGGGGTCACAGTCCTCGTCGGGTCGACTGAGATGGGCCAGGGATCGAGAACCGTCATGGCCCAGATCGCAGCCGAGGTTCTGTCGATCGATCCGACTACTGTCAGCGTGCCGGGTACTGATACCCAGTTCACGCCATACGACCGTTCAACCGGAGCAAGCCGCTCCACCACCGTAGCGGGAAAGGCTGTGGAGTTGGCTGCCCGTAAGGTGCTCGATTCGCTGCTCGAAACAGCTGTGCAATTTTTCGAGCTGGACGACCGCCAGAAACTCCACGCCGGCGACGGCCAAATCTGGCTTCGGAACAGGTCGGTTACGTATCCAGACCTCATCTCCCAGCGGTTTGGGTTCTCCGGTGGTGAACTCCGCGGATACGGCGAGGTGAAACCCGAGAAGGGAAGTGGGACATACGCAGAGGGACCAGTGTTCTGGGAAGTGTGCGTTGCAGGCGCCGAGGTCGAACTCGACCGCGAGACCGGAGTCGTACGCATCCTGCAAACGTCTAGCGTCGCCGACGTTGGCAAGGCGATCAACCCGCAGCTGATAGAGCGACAGGACGAGGGCGCCGCGTTGCAGGGACTGGGGAACGTGTTGTTCGAGGAGATGCTGTACACAGAGGACGGTGCGCTCCTGAACGACACGCTCCTCGACTACCGCATTCCAAACACAGAAGACCTGCCAGGGAAGATGACATGCATCATCGTTGAGAACGGTGACGGACCAGGCCCCTTTGGGGCGAAGGGATGTGGAGAGGGCGCTCTTGCGGCACTTCCAGCCGCGGTCGTGAACGCGCTCGCCGATGCCGGCGTTGCTATGACCGCACTACCCCTCACCCCCGAACGAGTATGGCGACAAATCCAAGATACTGAAAACCAACAACAAGAAGGGAGACCGAAATGGTCGCATACAACACAGTAG
- a CDS encoding cupin domain-containing protein codes for MSGIRVIALDDVDPISLPNGSWSRILVSSSTVDDNVSSLGYSVFTPGTETDHLSHAVEELAFVVSGHGELRSDDTTVALLPGSAVFIPPRVWHTVVNTGNEDFVMVFTFPDRGYPATERRAAPSSSDGGT; via the coding sequence GTGAGCGGCATACGAGTCATAGCGCTCGACGATGTCGATCCGATATCGCTTCCCAACGGAAGCTGGAGTCGCATTCTTGTTTCGTCCTCGACGGTAGACGACAATGTGTCAAGTCTTGGGTACTCGGTGTTCACTCCAGGTACTGAAACTGATCATCTTTCCCACGCTGTAGAAGAGCTTGCCTTCGTTGTGTCAGGGCATGGCGAACTTCGTTCAGATGACACAACAGTAGCGTTGTTACCCGGGAGTGCAGTCTTCATACCGCCCCGTGTCTGGCATACCGTTGTCAACACCGGGAACGAGGATTTCGTCATGGTTTTCACTTTTCCGGATAGAGGATATCCGGCCACCGAGCGCCGTGCAGCCCCATCGTCAAGCGACGGTGGCACCTGA
- a CDS encoding N-acyl homoserine lactonase family protein, with the protein MVDKKVYILDSGSLVIDRSQVLWHVDVGTPVRFPVYSVLVEHPDGLFLFDTGYDLEHVEKVLPFELPEQTAEQTIPAQLEICGFHSEQVNYVINSHFHFDHVGGNKYLTNATTLVSKAELRHAKVPEPFERLGYSDLSFDFLGTKYEQITGDIEIAEGLWLFETPGHTAGHYSLMVEMDDRPSMIFAGDAVYTFETLEHEIIAGFHLDPTASIESIRRLKQLAKLHEAEIYPSHEMTPFLEWKKAPEFYAS; encoded by the coding sequence ATGGTTGACAAAAAGGTGTACATCCTCGACTCCGGCTCGCTGGTGATCGATCGCTCTCAGGTTCTCTGGCACGTTGATGTCGGAACGCCCGTGAGATTCCCCGTGTACAGCGTCCTGGTTGAGCATCCGGACGGCCTGTTCCTGTTCGATACGGGATACGACCTCGAACACGTCGAGAAGGTTCTCCCGTTTGAACTTCCGGAGCAGACTGCGGAGCAGACGATCCCAGCCCAGCTCGAAATATGCGGGTTCCATTCCGAACAGGTGAACTATGTGATCAATTCTCATTTCCACTTCGATCACGTCGGAGGGAACAAGTACTTGACCAATGCCACAACTCTTGTCAGCAAGGCAGAACTTCGGCATGCGAAGGTACCCGAACCCTTCGAGCGCCTCGGCTACTCGGATCTCTCATTTGACTTTCTGGGAACAAAATACGAGCAGATAACCGGAGACATCGAGATTGCAGAAGGCTTGTGGCTCTTCGAGACCCCGGGCCATACCGCCGGCCACTACTCGCTGATGGTGGAGATGGACGATAGACCGTCGATGATCTTCGCCGGCGATGCCGTATACACGTTCGAGACGCTTGAACATGAAATCATCGCTGGGTTTCACCTCGACCCGACAGCAAGTATCGAATCGATCCGACGTTTGAAACAGCTCGCCAAGCTGCACGAGGCCGAGATCTATCCGTCACATGAAATGACACCTTTCTTGGAATGGAAGAAGGCGCCAGAGTTCTACGCAAGTTGA
- a CDS encoding class II aldolase/adducin family protein, translated as MGPSGDDSLSAASAAEQVALGCRIIAGFGHEDLTLGHVSVRSTTEGHVYIKRKGIALGEVTPDDVIEIDLNDNDCLATPGMHLEAAIHVEVYRSRPDVGAVIHSHPLYATALGATSTDVVFLEFLTHDSVLFKDGIGIYSDSAELVTTTEQGKKVADALGGRRAALLKNHGVVVAGEDIRWAVMAAITLERAIHLQILARRLGSLDPLSQEDAESVFPAKYQDKLLDEYWALWERRFGAGLSDNVHGTEAGA; from the coding sequence ATGGGTCCAAGTGGCGACGATAGTCTTAGCGCCGCAAGCGCCGCAGAGCAGGTCGCTCTGGGATGCCGAATTATTGCCGGGTTCGGCCATGAAGACCTGACACTTGGCCATGTATCCGTTCGGTCAACAACCGAAGGCCACGTATACATCAAAAGGAAGGGGATTGCGCTCGGGGAGGTGACTCCCGACGATGTCATCGAGATTGATCTCAACGACAATGATTGCCTCGCAACACCAGGAATGCATCTCGAAGCTGCTATCCACGTGGAGGTCTATCGGAGCCGCCCGGATGTCGGAGCGGTGATTCACAGCCACCCCCTATACGCAACCGCTCTCGGTGCAACATCAACGGACGTTGTTTTCCTTGAGTTCCTGACTCACGACTCAGTCCTTTTCAAGGATGGTATCGGGATCTACTCCGACTCTGCAGAACTCGTCACCACCACCGAGCAAGGAAAGAAGGTTGCAGACGCACTCGGTGGCCGCCGCGCCGCACTGCTCAAGAACCATGGCGTCGTCGTAGCCGGAGAAGACATTCGTTGGGCGGTCATGGCTGCGATTACTCTTGAGCGAGCGATTCACCTACAGATTCTGGCGCGGAGACTCGGGTCGCTTGACCCCCTTTCCCAAGAGGATGCTGAGAGCGTATTCCCAGCAAAGTACCAGGACAAATTGTTGGACGAGTACTGGGCACTGTGGGAGCGCAGGTTTGGTGCAGGATTGAGCGACAATGTTCATGGTACCGAGGCAGGAGCCTGA
- a CDS encoding LLM class flavin-dependent oxidoreductase: MHFGVNLNNREPLITPQYSLQDLLDLSTLVEAQGFDSVWVGDSLFSKPRWEAINLLSAISQRTDHVKLGTSCLVTSTRNPLYLALEWATLDALSDGRTILGVCMGNPEDGVRREFAALGLDFKHRAGIFEEGLRVLRSLWNEGSVSLQGKYFTYDNVSFFSGTEMGPLMPVQSPPPIWVVSNIRLLGTLESDVAKRRLERACRRIVELGEGWMTCCRAQHPEEVVEQLGYLKDAADDLDVDISDYAISYQVTMNIKDSEAEAEDAFSQYISQYYPELSQSMDLSNWGPVGTPDQIIAWLETFRDVGVTHFICRFGDLDQFGQVERFAKEILPHFNKN, encoded by the coding sequence ATTACACCGCAATACTCGTTGCAGGATCTGCTTGACCTCTCCACGCTCGTTGAGGCGCAAGGCTTTGACTCCGTGTGGGTGGGAGACAGCTTGTTTTCCAAGCCGCGATGGGAGGCAATCAACCTGCTGTCAGCAATCTCACAGCGCACTGACCATGTCAAACTTGGGACATCTTGCCTGGTGACGTCGACACGGAATCCACTGTATCTCGCCCTCGAATGGGCAACGCTCGACGCTCTATCCGATGGTCGGACGATCCTTGGAGTATGCATGGGGAACCCCGAAGACGGAGTACGTCGCGAGTTCGCTGCTCTCGGTCTCGACTTCAAGCACCGGGCAGGGATCTTCGAGGAGGGTCTCAGGGTCCTGCGAAGCCTATGGAATGAGGGTTCGGTGTCGCTCCAAGGCAAGTACTTCACCTACGACAATGTCTCCTTCTTTTCCGGTACGGAAATGGGTCCTCTCATGCCCGTACAATCTCCTCCACCGATCTGGGTGGTGTCCAACATCCGGCTACTTGGTACCTTGGAAAGCGATGTAGCCAAACGTCGCCTCGAGCGAGCTTGTCGTCGAATCGTCGAACTTGGAGAGGGGTGGATGACGTGTTGTCGCGCACAACATCCCGAAGAGGTCGTCGAGCAGTTGGGCTATTTGAAAGACGCTGCGGATGATCTGGATGTCGATATCTCTGACTACGCGATCTCCTACCAAGTCACAATGAACATCAAAGACTCCGAGGCGGAGGCCGAGGACGCTTTCAGTCAATACATATCTCAGTACTACCCAGAGCTGAGCCAGTCGATGGATCTCTCGAACTGGGGTCCGGTAGGAACGCCGGACCAGATCATCGCATGGCTTGAGACGTTCCGCGACGTCGGGGTCACTCATTTCATATGCCGCTTCGGCGATCTCGACCAATTCGGTCAGGTCGAACGTTTCGCAAAGGAAATACTCCCGCATTTCAACAAGAACTAA
- a CDS encoding 3-hydroxyacyl-CoA dehydrogenase family protein — MVAYNTVAIIGTGTMGPGMGAVIERAGMKTFLFDIDKGALERAKASIEIARGVLDRLDAPLVPDGSIHFSTSLEEAVSEADLVIECVSENLDLKKKVFVDIAALAPETAVLSSNTSGIPITKMAEGNDGASRMIGMHWSNPPHLIPMIEVIEGEQTSPAIRDELVEFIQSFGYKAVVEREVPGFVENRILYAVLREVVELVERGIISYADMDTCVKWGIGYKLAVIGPLELIDMAGLDIYSSVGSYLNQDLSTASTVSSMITDKVAEGRLGLKTLGGIYDYDADEVKSLGAARAAKLIAVRRALEGDKGDE, encoded by the coding sequence ATGGTCGCATACAACACAGTAGCGATAATTGGAACCGGCACCATGGGCCCGGGGATGGGAGCGGTGATCGAACGCGCCGGTATGAAGACGTTCCTATTCGACATCGACAAGGGCGCTCTAGAGCGGGCGAAAGCCAGCATCGAGATAGCCCGTGGCGTACTCGACAGACTCGACGCACCGCTGGTCCCCGACGGATCGATCCATTTTTCGACGAGTCTCGAAGAAGCAGTTAGCGAAGCTGATCTCGTCATCGAGTGTGTATCCGAGAATCTCGATCTCAAGAAAAAGGTGTTCGTAGATATCGCCGCCCTTGCTCCCGAAACCGCGGTGCTCTCGTCAAATACTTCCGGTATCCCAATCACGAAGATGGCAGAAGGCAACGATGGCGCATCGCGGATGATTGGCATGCACTGGTCGAACCCACCCCACCTCATACCGATGATCGAGGTAATAGAAGGAGAGCAGACATCGCCGGCAATCAGGGACGAACTCGTCGAGTTCATCCAGTCGTTCGGATACAAGGCGGTCGTCGAGCGTGAGGTTCCAGGTTTCGTTGAAAATCGGATTCTCTACGCTGTCCTGCGCGAAGTTGTCGAACTCGTGGAACGTGGAATCATTAGCTACGCAGACATGGATACCTGCGTCAAATGGGGAATCGGCTACAAGCTGGCGGTAATTGGGCCACTGGAACTCATCGATATGGCCGGACTAGACATCTACAGCAGCGTTGGCTCCTATTTGAACCAGGATCTTTCGACGGCGTCGACGGTTTCATCCATGATCACAGACAAGGTCGCAGAAGGTCGACTCGGCCTCAAGACACTCGGCGGGATCTACGACTACGACGCTGATGAAGTCAAGTCGCTTGGGGCCGCTAGGGCGGCAAAGCTAATCGCAGTTCGCAGGGCCCTCGAGGGCGACAAAGGAGACGAGTGA
- a CDS encoding (2Fe-2S)-binding protein, with protein sequence MQIDTMVNGVRFEGEVAANMLLIDFLRDQLSLKGTKQSCEVQVCGSCTVLVDGRTVSSCMFLACELDGCAVETIEGAKQSDFYERTEAALVRHAAVQCGFCTPGFVMTFKSIVEDGGGADEAELRRKLSGNLCRCTGYRSILDAAADIVGGS encoded by the coding sequence ATGCAGATCGACACGATGGTCAATGGGGTTCGCTTCGAGGGTGAAGTCGCCGCGAACATGTTGCTCATCGACTTCTTGCGCGATCAGCTAAGCCTGAAAGGTACGAAGCAGTCATGCGAGGTGCAAGTGTGTGGCAGTTGCACGGTACTCGTCGATGGTCGAACGGTGAGTTCATGCATGTTTCTCGCCTGTGAATTGGACGGTTGCGCCGTCGAGACGATTGAGGGCGCCAAACAGTCGGATTTCTACGAAAGAACTGAGGCAGCGTTGGTACGCCATGCAGCAGTGCAGTGCGGGTTCTGCACACCCGGCTTTGTCATGACCTTCAAATCGATTGTCGAAGATGGTGGCGGTGCCGATGAGGCCGAACTCCGTCGAAAGCTGAGTGGCAATTTGTGTCGATGCACCGGCTACCGGTCAATCCTTGATGCCGCAGCAGACATCGTGGGTGGGTCGTGA